From the Candidatus Saccharimonadales bacterium genome, one window contains:
- the rpmB gene encoding 50S ribosomal protein L28 yields the protein MAYSCDICGKGKQFGHNVSFSQRKTNKVWKPNLQRHHITLDGSRIAIKVCSSCWRTLAKYQKEAEAKAAAKDPAPAKV from the coding sequence ATGGCATACTCATGTGACATCTGTGGCAAAGGCAAGCAGTTCGGGCATAACGTCAGCTTCTCGCAGCGCAAAACCAATAAGGTTTGGAAGCCGAATTTGCAGCGCCATCACATTACCTTGGACGGCAGCCGAATTGCTATCAAGGTTTGTTCGAGCTGTTGGCGAACGCTGGCCAAGTATCAAAAAGAGGCCGAAGCCAAAGCTGCGGCTAAAGATCCTGCCCCCGCTAAGGTCTAG